Proteins encoded in a region of the Mycobacterium branderi genome:
- a CDS encoding NAD(P)H-dependent amine dehydrogenase family protein: protein MQKPIRVFQVATGNVGTEMIKRIGNHPDLALVGLHCYTPEKVGRDAGEIAGLAPIGVIATGSVDDIIAAKPDVLTFHGVFPDEDLYVRVLEAGINVVTTADWITGWHRDTNHPHPSGKPVTQLLQEACEKGGATFYGTGMNPGLNQILGIVCSADVAEIENIITIESVDVSCHHSADTWKEVGYGRPVDDPEVPGMLEKYTRVFADSVLMMADCFDLHLDEVTFNYELGACTKDVDLGWYRLPKGSLGANYIKYQGMVDGIPRIETHLEWQMTPHTDPSWDIKGCYITQINGDPCIYNKHMIFPKPGVDLSDPASFASIGMTVTGLPALNAIASVVAAPPGLLTSADLPLRGFAGRFKR from the coding sequence AACCATCCGGATCTCGCGTTGGTCGGATTGCACTGCTACACACCGGAAAAGGTCGGTCGCGATGCGGGGGAGATCGCCGGCCTCGCGCCCATCGGCGTCATCGCGACCGGATCGGTCGACGACATCATCGCCGCCAAACCCGACGTGCTGACTTTTCACGGGGTCTTCCCCGACGAAGATCTCTACGTCCGCGTACTCGAAGCGGGCATCAACGTTGTGACAACCGCCGACTGGATCACCGGCTGGCACCGCGACACCAATCATCCCCATCCGTCCGGCAAACCCGTGACGCAGCTTTTGCAGGAGGCGTGCGAGAAGGGCGGCGCGACCTTCTATGGCACGGGCATGAACCCTGGCCTCAACCAGATCCTCGGGATCGTGTGCTCGGCCGACGTCGCAGAGATCGAGAACATCATCACGATCGAATCGGTCGACGTGTCCTGTCACCATTCGGCCGACACGTGGAAAGAAGTCGGATACGGTCGGCCGGTCGACGACCCGGAAGTCCCGGGGATGCTGGAGAAGTACACCCGCGTCTTCGCCGACAGCGTGCTGATGATGGCCGACTGCTTCGACCTACACCTCGACGAGGTCACGTTCAACTACGAACTGGGCGCGTGCACCAAAGACGTTGATCTGGGCTGGTATCGGCTGCCGAAGGGGTCGCTTGGCGCGAACTACATCAAGTACCAGGGCATGGTGGACGGGATTCCGCGCATCGAAACGCATCTGGAGTGGCAGATGACCCCGCACACCGACCCGAGTTGGGATATCAAGGGCTGCTACATCACCCAGATCAACGGCGATCCGTGCATCTACAACAAGCACATGATCTTTCCCAAACCCGGTGTGGACCTGTCTGATCCGGCGTCGTTCGCCTCGATCGGGATGACGGTCACCGGGCTGCCGGCGCTCAACGCGATCGCGTCCGTCGTCGCGGCACCGCCCGGACTGCTCACCAGCGCAGACCTTCCGCTGCGCGGCTTCGCCGGACGGTTCAAGCGATGA
- a CDS encoding PIN domain-containing protein: MEFVDTNVLLYAYDTAAGQRHDAAADLVARLWRERNGAISVQVLQEFFVNATQKVAAPLTPEAAIDRLRSLSRWRVHSPLADDVVAAASLSQRHQLSFWDAMIVRSATELRCGTLWSEDLNDGQLIEGVRVRNPFE, encoded by the coding sequence ATGGAGTTCGTCGACACGAATGTCCTTCTATACGCCTACGACACCGCGGCAGGACAGCGTCATGACGCGGCCGCCGACCTTGTCGCCCGTCTCTGGCGCGAGAGAAACGGTGCAATCAGCGTGCAGGTGCTGCAGGAGTTCTTCGTCAATGCCACCCAGAAGGTCGCTGCGCCGCTCACACCCGAGGCAGCGATCGACCGGCTTCGCAGCTTGTCCCGGTGGCGCGTCCATTCGCCGCTGGCGGACGATGTGGTTGCCGCGGCCTCGTTGTCGCAACGGCATCAGCTGTCATTCTGGGATGCGATGATTGTGCGCAGCGCCACCGAGCTTCGCTGCGGCACCCTTTGGTCGGAGGACCTCAACGACGGCCAGCTCATCGAAGGTGTTCGTGTGCGCAATCCGTTCGAGTGA
- the bcp gene encoding thioredoxin-dependent thiol peroxidase produces the protein MTETPRLQPGDKAPAFSLPDADGNTVSLADYRGRRVVVYFYPAALTPGCTKQACDFRDNLRELNDAGIDVVGISPDKPAKLAKFRDAEGLTFPLLSDPDRKVLTAWGAYGLKKLYGRETQGVIRSTFVVDEKGKIAVAQYNVKATGHVAKLRRDLSV, from the coding sequence TTGACCGAGACTCCACGCCTGCAACCCGGCGACAAAGCTCCCGCTTTCAGCCTGCCCGACGCCGACGGCAACACGGTGTCGCTGGCCGACTACCGCGGCCGTCGCGTCGTCGTGTACTTCTACCCGGCCGCGTTGACGCCCGGATGCACCAAGCAGGCTTGTGACTTTCGCGACAATCTGCGCGAACTCAACGACGCCGGCATCGACGTCGTCGGCATCTCCCCTGACAAACCGGCCAAGCTGGCTAAATTCCGCGACGCCGAAGGGCTGACGTTTCCGCTGCTGTCCGACCCTGACCGCAAGGTGCTGACCGCGTGGGGCGCGTACGGGCTGAAGAAGCTGTACGGCAGGGAAACCCAGGGCGTCATCCGCTCGACGTTTGTGGTCGACGAGAAGGGCAAGATCGCCGTCGCGCAGTACAACGTCAAGGCCACCGGCCACGTGGCCAAACTGCGGCGCGACCTGTCGGTCTAG
- a CDS encoding DUF3618 domain-containing protein yields MADRDPDTIKQEIDQAREQLASTVDSLAERANPRRIADDAKARAIAFVKKPAVAVSLAGIAALAAVLVVRRIRNR; encoded by the coding sequence GTGGCGGACCGGGATCCCGACACCATCAAGCAGGAGATCGACCAGGCCCGCGAACAGCTGGCCTCGACCGTCGATTCACTGGCTGAGCGGGCCAATCCCCGCCGCATCGCCGACGACGCCAAGGCCCGGGCGATCGCGTTCGTCAAGAAGCCCGCGGTGGCCGTCTCACTGGCCGGTATCGCGGCTCTGGCCGCCGTGCTGGTGGTCCGCAGGATCCGCAACCGCTGA
- a CDS encoding L,D-transpeptidase, with the protein MAGHRGWLAALMVSFVVLGLGACSSGGNKPPENAIFDKGTPFADLLVPKLTASVTDGAVGVGVDAPVTVSADNGVLASVTMVNENGRSIDGQLSPDGVHWKTTEPLGYNRRYTLTAKARGLGGVATRQMTFETQSPDYLTMPYVVPRDGEVVGVGQPVAIRFDENIGNREAAEKAITVTTDPPVEGAFYWLNNREVRWRPKDFWKPGTSVNVAVNTYGVDLGDGLFGEDNMSTHFTIGDQVIATADDTTKTLTVRVNGEVVKTMPISMGKDSTPTANGIYIIGERFAHMIMDSSTYGVPVNSPNGYRTEVDYATQMSYSGVFVHSAPWSVGAQGHTNTSHGCLNVSPSNARWFYDHTKRGDIVEVLHTVGPTLPGTEGLGDWNIPWDQWHAGNAKT; encoded by the coding sequence ATGGCAGGTCATCGCGGCTGGTTGGCCGCGCTGATGGTCTCTTTTGTCGTATTGGGCCTCGGCGCGTGCAGCAGCGGCGGCAACAAGCCCCCGGAAAACGCCATCTTCGACAAGGGCACCCCTTTCGCCGACCTGCTGGTCCCCAAGCTGACCGCCTCGGTGACCGACGGCGCCGTCGGGGTGGGCGTCGACGCGCCGGTGACGGTCAGCGCCGACAACGGTGTGCTGGCCTCGGTCACGATGGTCAACGAGAACGGCCGATCGATCGACGGTCAACTCAGCCCCGACGGTGTGCACTGGAAGACCACCGAACCCCTCGGCTACAACCGCCGCTACACCCTGACCGCCAAGGCACGCGGTCTCGGCGGTGTGGCCACCCGCCAGATGACCTTCGAAACCCAGTCGCCGGATTACCTCACAATGCCGTACGTCGTGCCCCGCGACGGCGAGGTCGTCGGCGTCGGCCAGCCGGTGGCGATCCGGTTCGACGAGAACATCGGCAACCGCGAGGCGGCCGAAAAGGCCATCACGGTCACTACCGATCCGCCCGTCGAGGGCGCGTTCTACTGGCTGAACAACCGCGAAGTGCGTTGGCGGCCAAAGGATTTCTGGAAGCCCGGCACGTCGGTCAACGTGGCGGTCAACACCTACGGCGTCGACCTGGGCGACGGGTTGTTCGGCGAAGACAACATGAGCACCCACTTCACCATCGGTGATCAGGTCATCGCGACCGCCGACGACACCACCAAGACGCTGACGGTGCGGGTCAACGGCGAAGTGGTCAAGACGATGCCGATCTCAATGGGCAAGGACAGCACCCCCACCGCCAACGGGATCTACATCATCGGCGAGCGGTTCGCCCACATGATCATGGACTCGTCGACCTACGGGGTTCCGGTCAACTCGCCCAACGGGTATCGCACCGAAGTGGATTACGCGACGCAGATGTCCTACAGCGGCGTGTTCGTGCACTCGGCGCCGTGGTCGGTGGGCGCCCAGGGCCACACCAACACCAGCCACGGCTGCCTCAACGTCAGCCCCAGCAACGCGCGATGGTTCTACGACCACACCAAGCGCGGCGACATCGTCGAGGTGCTGCACACAGTGGGCCCGACGCTGCCCGGCACCGAAGGGCTCGGCGACTGGAACATCCCGTGGGACCAGTGGCACGCCGGCAACGCCAAGACATGA